Genomic segment of Methanolobus mangrovi:
ACACGCCTGTCCAGATTCCTTACCATCCAGTCAGCAGATGAAATGAAATACCTTTCCTCTTCATTGTTGCAGAAAATGAAAATACGGGAATGCTCGAGATACTTATCAACTATACTGATGGCTTCGATGTTTTCGCTGAACCCTTCAACACCCGGAACTAGTGAACAGATACCCCTGATAGCCAGTTTTATCCTGACCCCTGCCTTACTGGCATCATAAAGTGCATTGATCATCTCGCTATCCACAAGACTATTCATCTTCGCATGAATGTATGCCGGCTTCCCTTCTTTTGCATTCTTTATTTCATTTTCAATGTGTTTTTTGAATGCATTGCGCATTTGCAGAGGAGCTATTATGAGATGCTTGTAATCATATACTTTATAGTTATGAGTGAAGAAATCAAAAACCTTTTCCACTTCAAATGTCAGATCAGGATTTGATGTCATAAGCATATGATCACAATAGAGCTTTGCAGTAGATTCATTGAAATTACCTGTCCCGATGCAGGAATAATGAACAGGACTATTTCCCTCATTCCTTGTAATATGACAGAGTTTTGAATGGACTTTCAGACCGGGCACACCGTCAATAATCTTTGCACCCGCATCTTCAAGTTTCTGGGTCCAGTAAATATTGGATTCCTCATCAAACCTCGCCTGAAGTTCAATGACAACTGTAACGCTTTTCCCATTCTTTATTGCGTTAATGAGCGCATTGATAACATTGGAATTGCGGGCAACCCTGTAAAGGGTGATCTTTATGCTCGAAACATTGGGATCGATGGCTGCCTCTCTTAGAAGGTCAATGAAATAATCAAAAGACTGATAAGGATAATGAAGTAGAATATCTGTTTCCCTTATAGCAGCAAATATGCTTTTATGGCGCAGAAGGTCTTTGTGCGGTAAAGGATGTTTATTTTCATAAAAGAATGAATCGGGTCCTACCTGTGGAAAATTCATGAAATCCTTTGCATTATGATATTTACCACCTGGTACAAGATTTTCGAATTTTTGGATCTTTAGTCTTTTGAGCGTGAAATCCAGAAGATAGTAAGGCATATCCCGGTCATAGACAAAACGAACTGGCTGGCCTTTTTTTCTTTCCTCAAGGCTCTCAGATACCTTTTCAAAGAAACTTTTGGTTACATCATCATCAATATCCAGTTCAGAGTCCCTGGTCAGTTTTATCGTATATGCACCTATTGAATCATATTCAAATGTTGAGAAGATATCATCAAGACCAAAACGTATCACGTCATCCAGCATGATCACACATTTCTTCTCACCACAATGAGGAAGCATGATAAAACGGGGAAGAACATCCGCAGGAACCTCGATCAAAGCAAATTTTGAACCGTTTGGATCCCACTTTTTCCTGACATCGATTAGAAGATAGATAACCTGATTCTTTAAATATGGAAAACTTGGAATATCTTTCAGCATGACAGGAATAAGACGTGGCCGTACTTTTTCCTGGAAATAGGTTTTAAGGAAAGTCTTTTGAGCTTCATCAAGCTGTGTTTCATCAACAATGAAAATATCATGCTTTTCCAGCTCCTTTGTAAGTTCTACAAACACTTTGTCAAACTCATCCCGAAGCTCCAGCACTTTATTATGAACCTGTCTCATAACCTTTCTAGGTGAAACACCCACCATAACCTTGGATTTAAAACCAGCATCTATCATCCGCTGTAAAGTACCAACCCTTACGCTGAAAAACTCATCAAGGTTCGAAGAGAATATCCCAAGGAACTTGAGACGTTCAAGTAATGGGACTCCAGGATCTTTTGCTTCCTGGAGTACTCTTTCATTGAATGAAAGCCAGCTGATCTCCCGGTTAATATAATCCTTCACTTCATTGGACATAAAGCTCATTTTTCTTGATTTTAAAAACATTAGAATGCTGTCGTATTTTAATATAAATACAGCAATCCTGTTATTTAATACTTCATACAGATTCATATATAGTAGTATATAGTACAATATAGCCTAATACGATCAATACAAGTCAACAGACACCATTTTCAAGATAGGTAAATACCTGATATTGACTGCGAAAACCTCACACTGAAATCCGGATCGATAACCTTTGACCATACATCAGGGAAGGTATCAAGGAGGTTTTGAAGTTCCTGTTTCCTGTATTCAAGATAAGCATCCACACCCGGATAATCCTGAAGTCCGGTTGAAGCATGGGAACTTTTTTTATCAACTTCACCCCACCTGCCATATTTCTCGAAATTCTCCAGGAGTTCAAGTGCAACCACCGTATCATGCATATCTCCCAGATTATCCTGGAGGGCCTTCAGATCCCTTATAAGATCCCTGGACTCTGAACCAAGTACTTCTTTAAAGAATTCAAGTGTATAGCGTAGTATCTTAACATCAATTCTCAGCTGATGATATTTTTCAAGGGATGGATCGACTACTGTTTCATCTGAAATAACTTCATCATATGCTCTGACAGCTGCAAACTGGGTGTATAAAAGTACAGGCAGAACATCCATGACCCTGCAAGGAACAGGTTCACCATTCTTATTTATGGATTTCATTTTCCAGGCTTTTTTCCCCAGAAGATAATCAGCAAAATTATTTTTGAACTTATTATACTTTACATCATCCAGATACTCAAGCATGTTACCGCGCTGCTTTGCCTTCTCTATTAGAATGGAATCTGTAAGTGGATCCATGTCTATTCGTATTTCAGGAGATTGGCCCTCAAGGTAATGATCTATCTTCTCAAGGAAAACATCCAGATCTCTCACAGAACCCAGTACCCTTCTTGTAGATTTGATGTTCCTGTAATGTGAAAACATCTTTTTCATATCAAGATAATCTTCCAGAACCTCGATAGCCGAGCGCATACGCATTGCAGCAACCCTCATATCATGAAGTTGTTCAATATCCTTTCCTACTTTCGTCCCTCTCTCGTGCTCAACCATGACTCCGAAATGGAACATGAGTATCTTGCGTGCAGCATCTCGCATTGTATCGGTGGCCTTGATGTCGGTCTTTTTCATTGACCTGAATTCAGAGAACGGAACAACAGGCATGTCGGAGGCAGATATTTCTAGTGTCTCTGCGGAAGCCACTGCAATTGACCCAATATCTTCAACTTGAGTTTTTTCAGGTATTCCAATATCCTCTGTTTCCGGAATTTCAACTATTTCCGGGAATTGTGTTGTTTCCAGAGCTGTGGGTTCGATGAAGCTATTATCTTCTTTGATCTCTTCAGCAATTGCTGGATCAGACATCGTGTTTTCCTCAGTGTTCTCCATTATTTGTGACTCCGGCTGTTTTTCTCCAGAAGCTGTATCAGTTACGATGAATGTATCGTCGCTTCCACTTGTATTTGTAAGGAAAGCTGGCTCGTAAGAAGCTGTTGTTATATTAGTTATCAAGATACCTGCAAAGGTTGCAAGTACGGAACAATCATTATGTTGATCAGGTTCATTGGCGATGACAGAGCATTGTTTCTGAACGGTTGTTCCCTGCTCTTTTGAGCTTTCAAACGCCTGCAGAAAATAATTAGCGAAAATATTGATCAATAGCAGAAAAATCCCCAGTGAATAAAATATTATCACATAGGATACCCTTGGATATAAACAGTTGTCAGGGAATGAGAATACGAACATAAGAACTCCTGTTACAGAGAGCAGCATACCTGCTATGAAAGAATAATTCTGTGAAAGCTGACGGCGAATTCCTGCAATATTGATGCCTGCAAGAATTAACAGTATCCCAAAACCCAGTAAGAAGCAGACTATTAATATTACCTCTGAACCGGAACTGCGACTGAGCCTGCTGACTATTGCAAATAGAAGGCCGGTCATGCAAAACACCAGACCGATCAAAAAACCCAGAGATGCAGTTAAGGAATATTTCTTAACAAACATGTTCGATGACAATGATCTCCCCTCGGGTAATATCGACTATTATAATTTAATGCGCTTCAGTTCATTTATAGTCTCACTGAGAACCTTTTGCTGCATTTTCATTTGCCTGATATGACTTTTTATCAGGCGTTTTTTTGCTTTTTTGCTTTTGTTTTCGGAAAGTGAACCTTTTAGTGCCTTTAGCTTTGATTGGACCTTGAATTTCACTATTTCCCTGTCCTTAAGGATTGCTTTAACCGGACAGATCTTTATGCATTTGCCACAGTTGATGCATTTTTCATTTAAAATAAGAGCTTTCCCCTTTACCATATCAATTGCATCCACAGGACATTTTTTTACACATTTCCTGCACGAAATACATTCCTTTTTATTGACCCATGGCATATTATTCACTCCCTATTACTAATGGGTCAAGCAGGTATAAAAGTATATACAGTGAAGGAAATATACTATACGTTGCTGTCATGTGAAAACTTATGCTGACCAGATTCAACATTCATTTGCTTAAAGAGAGATTGATATGATCCAGTCCATCCAGTGGGGTATTGACCCTTTATCATTCGTTTTTCTGGAGAAGATAATACTTTCACTGATGATAGGGATACTTATCGGTATTGAGAGGGAACACTGGCGTGCAGATAAAAAGATATTCGCAGGGGTCAGAACCTTTGCCATTACCTGCATAACAGGTACTCTTGCCACGCTACTTGTTGATTATATCGGCGTATGGATACTTGTTATAACAAGTCTTCTTGCAGTTCTTTCTTCAGCAGCTCTCATATACGTCGTCAACATCCTCAAAGGTAAATCAGGACTTACTACTGCAATTGCACTCTTCTGCACATACCTTTTAGGAATAGTCGTTGCCCAGGGACTATATCTGGTAGCAATAGTCACAGCCCTTATACTGACTTTCATCCTTATAGAGAAGAAACCTCTGCATTCATTTGCAGAGCATCTCTCGGAAAGTGACATAAATAGCGCTATTAAATTCCTGGCAGTTGCCTTTGTACTTTACCCGATAATGCCGGAAGAACCCATCTATGGAATTCTGAGGCTCAAATCAGCCATACTTATAGTAGTACTGGTCTCATTCATTAGTTTTGTAAGTTATATTTCCCTGAAAAAGATGGGGCCAAAAGGTGGCATTCCGTATTCTGGTTTTTTTGGAGGATTCATTAGCAGTGAAGCCACCGTAGCTGCACTTTCAGGATTATCAATGAAAAGACCGATACTCAAGGATTCCATTCACATCGGTTCAATGCTTGCAGTAGTATCTATGATCATAAGTAACACTATTATAGCACTGATTGCAGATCCGACTGCAAAGACTGCCTCATTAATGGCTCCACCTTTCGTGGTAATGGGAAGCATCGCCATTATAGTTGTAGCACTCAAATGGAAGAATACATTGAACCTGGAAGAAAGCATAGATATAGGCTCACCGTTCGCACTTGGTCCGGCATTCAAATTCGGAGCTGTATTCACAATACTCCTTGTTATCGCTAACTTCGCTAACGAATATGGAGGAACAGGGGGGGCTTATGTGACAGCACTCGGAGGAATAGTCAGCAGTTCTGCAGTGACTGCTTCTGTAGCAGCACTGGCATTCTCAGGAAACCTTTCGGTCCAGACAGCTGCTGAAACAGCGATCCTTGCCGGACTTATCAGTACCCTCAGCAAAACATTCTACATAAAGGTCACCGGCTCACCCGAGCTGTTCAAAACATCCCTTTTATCATTCATCGCGATTGTAGCAGCCGGGTCTGTCACATTGATAATATGGAGCTTTTACATACGGACATATCTTGGTTAATTAGAGAATCTATATAACTATATATATTGAAGCGTACTATTTTTTATGGATAATACATGCTTGAAAATGTAGATCTGGATAAAAGTCTCAGCAAAGAAGAATATGATGACATAATCGAAGATTTGACGATACGAATTGGAGAACTACAGAGAAAAGCATGGAAAACGGACATACCCACCATCATAGTCTTTGAAGGTTGGCACGCATCCGGTATGACAGAGATAATCAACCGATTCCTTTTGACCCTCAACCCAATGGGATTTGACCTTTACACAACCGGAAAGCCCTGTTATCAGGAAGAGCAAAAACCACTATTATGGCGTTTCTGGACAAAGATACCGAAGAAGGGAAGCATCGCTATCTTTGACAGGAGCTGGTATCGCAGAGTAGTCATAGAACATGACGGGAAAGGTAAAGTGGATAAGCACATGCCGAAATGCCTTGAGGGTATAACCTATTTTGAAAGACAGCTCACAGATGAAGGATACCTCCTCATCAAATTCTTCCTTCATGTCAGCAAAAAAGAACAGGCAAAGAGATACCGTGACTTGAAGAAGGAAGGCGTACCACTTTTTATCGTAGAGGAAGAGGAACAGGAATATCTCAATGAATACGACAGGCATCTGCCCGTAATAGAAGGGATCCTTGAAAGAACGGACAAAGCCTCTGCACCATGGACCATTGTAGAGGCTGAGGACAAAAACTTTGCCACTGTTAAAGTGCTTGCAAAGGTTATAGAGTCGATAGAGAATAAAATAGTTGAAGCTGAGAGCAATGCCGAAGCAACTCAAAATGACCAAGTTGATAACTGTGTCATCCCGAACATAGATTCATCGATACTTGAAAAAATAGATCTGGATAAAAGTCTCGCTTACAAAGAATACAAAAAAGAAAAGAAGGCATGTCAGAAAAAGATAGCACAACTCCAGTATGAGCTTTTCAGGAACCGTATTCCCCTTATCGTACTATTTGAAGGCTGGGACGCTTCAGGAAAAGGTGGTAGCATAAGGCGACTTGCACAGAAACTGAACCCCAGATTATATCGTGTGATCCCTGTGGGAGTGCCTTCAAATTATGAACTGGCACATCATTATCTGTGGAGGTTCTACAATGAGATACCCGAAGCAGGCCACATCGGGATATATGACAGGAGCTGGTATGGCAGGGTGCTTGTGGAACGGGTGGAAAAACTGTGTAATACCCATGAATGGAAGCGTGCTTACAGGGAGATAAATGAGTTTGAGGAAATACTCACTAACTACGGCACCATAATCATCAAGTTCTGGACCCATATTGACAAAGAGGAACAGCTTAACCGGTTCAAGCAGCGTGAGAACACACCATATAAGAAATGGAAGATCACATCAGATGACTGGCGCAACAGGGAAAAATGGAACCTGTACCTTAGTGCTGCAGATGAGATGCTTCAAAAGACAAGCACTTCCTGGGCACCCTGGACAATCGTTGAATCCAATGACAAGTACTACTCAAGGATAAAGATACTACACACTGTCATCGACCGCATAGAAGAGGAACTGAAACAGAGAGGACTTCAATAGTCTTCCCTGAAATATACATCCTTTTCAAAGAGCAAACGCCACAGGTCAGCTTTTGTATCTGCCCTGTCGGCATCTGTGTCTGCTCCAGGCCCCATCACTTTTATGACTATGTCTTCTTTCTCAAGATCAATATCAACTATTTTACTATCCATTCTGCTGAGATCCAGTGCATCTGCGAGTCTTAGAATTGCGGACATTTTGAGTATGTCATCCTGCATCTGCAAAGGAAGCTGGGAGAACTTCTTGTTCTGGGATAGTTTTTGAAGCTTCTTTTTATCAATCCTCTTCTTATGGAGGAAGGTCATCCACGGCAGGAACAGACAGAGAGGATAGGGAAGTTCCTCAGGACATGTTGAAAGGAGGATATCCCTTCCTACCTTATGGTGGGTGCTGACATCGGTCATAACCCCTATATCATGAACAAGAGCTGCAAACCTCAATGTCTGGCGAAGATTCCCATCCAGTGCATGAATAGGTTTGAGTGCATCAAAGAGCATTAAGGAATTCTCGGCAACCTTACGGGCATGCTCCTGTTCGATACTGTATTCTTCGAACATATCCCTGATAGGCGAGAATGTTATCTGCTGATTATCAGAAACGATACCATAATCAAGGCTTTTAGCATCTTGTTTAATGTTCTCCATATAGAGTTCAAGCCCATTGTCAAATTTGGAACTGGTGCCTACAACCAGACCTGCTTCATCCCGGAAAAATGCAGCTATCTGATGAAGTTCATCCTCTTTGCCATCACCCATTAGCTCTACTTCAAGCTCAAGATAGATTTTTTTGTTGTTTCCACAAATGATGATAACATCATCAAAACTCAATTCGGCCACATGCCGTTCTCTGTTGTAGACCTGAAGGTCTGTTCTTTTGTGTTCTACAAGAAACAGTGGGAAGAGATTACCCGAGCCTATCATCTTTAATACCCGGTTCTTAAGGTCACAATCATTCCATTCTTTCACAGGAACCTTCTCAGAAAGGGTGAATTCGGTTTCTTCCCTCATATGGATAAGAGAACTTGCACTTTTCAGTGACTTGAGAGTATAGACCACCTTGTCTTTTTTTTCTCTGCACCTGAATGAAAAACCTGAAGCGTATATTGCCATGTCCAGTGTATCAAGGTAAGTATCTCTGAACTCTTTCAGCACAGCATCCGAAATACTAAACTCATTTATTGAATCTATATTCATGAGCTTATCGAACACATCACGCCCTGATACAAGGAACTTAGCTTCAATTTCCATAAAAGCAAATATGATGTCTTAAGTTAAAAGTCTTCTATTCAGGAGCAATGTCCCTTTTTATGGAAAATGTAAGAACCATCGCCATTGTTCGAAAAACCCATTTTTTCCCAGAATCCAATTGCTGTCGGCCTTACCCTGTCTGCAATGACAGTATTGAAATGTTCTTTGAAAAACTCTATTGTTTTACTTCCATAGTTATTTCCCTCAAATTCCGGAAAAATAGTTATGGAATGGATAGTCAGAACATTATCATCCACTCTGCCCCGGGCCTTTCCAACTCTTTGCCCATTGCGGTCGATATTCAGCCACCTGTAATCAGAACTTTGCACAGATGGGAGCAGTTTAAATGATAGTTCATGTGGCATCTCAAAGACATCCGACAATTATGTGTTATCAACCAACTTTTCGGTACAGCTGTGCATTTGCAACAACCGGTTCAAAGTATTCCTGCATTTCCAGAGGAATCTTCTGGGTCTGTTCGGTTGCAAAATAACCACCCTCAAGAGAATCATGGAACATCTTGAGAACTTCTATCCTTTCCTCTTCCTTAAAATGCAAAAGTACATTTTTACACAGAATCAGGTTGAGACCTGTTCTGATAGGTTTCAGATTTAAAAGGTCATTTTTTGTGAATTCAACACTTCTCCTGATTTCATCGGAAATCCGGAAGTGGTCGGGTTCATCTGCTGGTGAGAAATATTTATTGAATATTGGCTCCGGTATCCTCTGAACCATTTCCCGGGGGTATATACCTTTTTTAATTATATCTCCAAACAGGTTGCTGTTATCTATGTCCGTTGCATGTATCTTCACATTCCTGAAGGTCATACCCATATTCTCCCTCAGCACAATTGCCAGTGAGTAAGGTTCTGGACCCATGGCACAGCCGGCATCCCATATATGAATGTAACGTCGGCTTCGAAGTTCAGGAATTACATAATCCCTGATCATTTCCAATGTTTGCATATCCCTGAAAAAATAAGTGAAAGCTATTGCCATCCTCTCCTGCTACTATTTAAATATAATACATTAATTATATTTATATATTTCTCGGTTAAATTAAGGATGACTTGTGCAGATGATATTGAAGAGTAAAAAAAGTAAATTAAAAAGAAAAAAGAAAGGAAAAGAAAAAAGGATTGCCTGAATATCAGGCAAGACTTGCGATATCCTCAACTTCCTTTTTATTCAATACTTTTGCAAGATCAAGAAGTATCAGAAGGCGACCATCCATTTTGCCTACGCCTGTGATATATTCCTTACTTACACTTGACATGACAAGTTCAGGAGCCGGATCAATATTTGAAGCAGGGATTCTCAATACCTCATTCACGGAATCAACGATCATACCCACAACATTATTGCCGATCTCAACAACAATTATGCGTGAATGCTCATCTACTTCCTTTGATCGGAGATTAAAGCGTTTATCAAGATTGATAACCACAATAATCTTTCCACGCAGGTTGATGACACCTTCTACATACTCAGGAGATTGTGGGATCTGTGTGATCTCAGGCATCCGTATGATCTCCTGGACCTTCATGATCTCTACTCCGAATTCTTCACCACCTAGCTGGAAAACTACCATTTGTAATAATTCATCAACGGAAGTTGTTCCGGATTTTAAATCATCTGCCATTTATTATATCACACCTTATTAAACAAGAGCATGCTCTTTCTTTTCTATTCCCTGGCTTCTTGCAGGGCCTTTACTTTGTCCACCTGAGGTAGACGAAGAATCCAGTATAAACTTATCAACGACTGCTTTCATCTCACCTGCAAGGCTTGAGAGATCTTCTGCTGATCTTGAAAGTTCCTGCATTGTTGCGCTTTGTTCCTGAACCGCTGCAGATGCTTCTTCTGTTCCTGCTGCGGATTCTTCTGATATTGCACTGACCTCTTCAATAGAAGAAGTGACTTCTTCAATAGAAGCAGACTGTTCTTGTGCAGCAGCTGCAATATCCTGAACCATACTTGCTATCAGGTTACCTGCAGCAACCACATCTTCAATGACATTAGCTACTTCATTAATGGCAGATGCACCAGTCTCAACCTCTTCAGAACCCTGCTGCATGGATGTAACAGCATTGTGCGTGCCTTCCTGTATCTCCCCGATGAGTGTTGAGATCTGTTTGGCGGCATTACCTGAATCCTCAGCAAGTTTCCTCACTTCATCCGCCACAACGGCAAATCCACGGCCATGCTCACCTGCACGTGCTGCTTCAATTGCTGCATTCAGTGCAAGCAGATTGGTCTGGTCTGCAATGTTAGTGATCAGATTGACAATCTCACCTATCTGCTTGGACTTGCCATCAAGTTCCATTATGACACCGGAAGACTCTGAAGTTGCATTCCTGATGGAATTCATCTTGACAAGGAGATCTTTGGCAATTACACCAAGACTATTGATCAGTTCATTAGACTCCTTTGCATTCTCTGCTGCTTTTTGTGAATTCGTGGCAACTTCCTGCACAGTCATAGTCATATCTACCATTGCCCTTGAGACCTCTTCGGTCTTTGATGCCTGGCTCTGTGCCCCTCTCGAGATTTCTGAAACCGTATCAGCTACCTGATAGGACGAAGAAGACATCTGTTCAACAGAAGCTGACATCTCCTCGGCTGTTGATGCAACATTCCTTGAGCTGTCATATACCATTGAAACAACATCATTCAATGATAGTCTTGTGTTCTCAACACCATCTGTCAGTACCTTGAACTCTCCAACACCGTGAACAGAGACTGCCCTGCTGAGGTTGTTATTTGAAATTTCTCCCAGCACACTGGAGGAATCTGCAATTATTGCCTGCAGGTTTCCACCGAAATCATCGAGTGTATCGGAGAATAACTTGAAATCACCCTTTGTTACGAAGTCGAACCTTGCATCAAGGTCACCTTCAGAATACTTATTGACTATACGCATTGCCTCATTAAGTGGATTCACAAGCGCATCTATAGCCAGGTTGACAGTATTGATAGCGTCGCTGAAACGTCCCTCATAAAGGGAGCCATCTGCCCTGTAGTCAAGGTTACCGGCCTCCGCTGCGTTACCAAGTTTTATGAACTCATTTACAATACCCTCGATGTTGCTCATCATTGAAATGTAACATGGGATGAGCTCATCATTCTCGGAGCGTTTGCCAATCTTCTTAAGCCCTTCAAGATTGCTCAGGTCACCAACAGCGATCTTCTTGTTCACACTCATTGTGGTCAGGATTCTTTCACGAACACCATTTGTAGCGGATGCCACTTCAGCATAGATTCCCTGGTAATTACCTTCAACTTTTCTTGTATGATCGTTGTTAACCATAAGCTGCAGAATTTCATTGGACTCTACAAGACCACCGAGACCATCGATACAACCATTGATGTTGTTCTTGAGAATATTGAAGTCACCCTTGTATTCATCATTGATCTTTTCAGGTATCTCTCCCTTTGCTATCTGGTCAACATACTCAGCTGTCATTTTCAAAGGACAGATAACAGCATCAAATGCTTTGTTCACAGTTGTAGTCGCTTCATTGAAAAGACCCTGGAATCGTGAAGATTCAGCTCTGTGCTCAAGATTACCTGATTCGGCAGCGTGCCCCAGAGCAATGAACTCATCGGCCATTCCCTTGACTGTTTCCATGAGTCCAATGGTGTATGGCAACAGTTTATCATTCTCAGAACGTTTGCCTGCTTGCTTATATCTTTCAAGGTCACTGAAATCACCCTTGGCCATGAATTCGAATGTACGCTGGATATTCAGGAGCCTGTTGCGAACTTCGTTTACAGCCTGGCCTACTTCATAATAGATACCCTGATAATCTCCTTTCACATCCATTGTAAAATCGTTTACTGCCATTTTTTGCAACACATTGTTTGCTTCGACCATACCACCGATGCCATCAATACATGCATTGATGTTATTCTTTATCTCGTTGAAATCACCTTTATAGTCATCAGTTATCTTTTCAGGGATGTCACCTTTGGAGATACGATCAACATATTCAGCCGTCACATTAAGCGGAGCAATCATGGCATCAAATGCAGTATTTACAGTACTGACAGCCTCCTGGAAAAGACCATCAAACTTTGAAGGATCTACCCTGTAGTCTAGCTTTCCATCTTCTGTAGCATGACCAAGTTCAATGAACTCATCGGCCATTCCCTTAACCGTTTCCATAAGTCTGATAGTGTATGGCAACAGCTTATCATTTTCAGAACGCTTGCCTGCTTGCTTATATCTTTCAAGGTCACTGAAATCACCTCTGGCCATGAACTCGAATGTACGCTGGATGTTCAATAACCTGTTACGTACCTCATTTACAGCATAGGCATTATTCTTGAATACTCCATTATATTCACCATTAACACTGTTCTCAAAGTCGTTCTCAGCCAGCTTGAGAAGAATATCAGTGCTCTCATTCAGTGGTCTTGCAATTGAGTCGAGAGTATTATTAAGGTTCTCTATGATAGTCCTGAACTCACCACCATGACGTGTTGCATCGACACGCATATCAACTCTACCTTCTGCGCCTGCTATTGCAAGGCTCTCCGAGTCTTTGATAAGTGCATTGATCGCATCGACACAGATGTTCAGGTTGTTCTTGAAATCATTATAATCGCCTTTGAATTCCTTTGTGATCTTCGGAGGGATATCTCCCTTTGAAAGCCGATCCACATATTTGGATGCTGCTGTGAAAGGTCTGATAATCGAATCAAGCATTTCATTGATCCCAAGAACAAGTTCTTTGAATTCGCCTTCAAAATTCTCAGGGTCTGCACGAACATCAAGTTTACCTTCAATGGCGGAACTCACCAATAGATTGATCTGATCATGAAGCTTCTTCTGCTCATCTACATCCTTTTTCCACCCTGTGGCCTTGTCAAGAAAAGTATTCAATGCTTCTACCATCTTGCCTTCTGTACCATCGACCTGAAGGCTGAGTTTTGAACCAGAACTGCCGTTAGTAGTAGAATTCAAAATATTGATTACATCATTATGCAACTTGTTGCTCTTTTCTATTTTAAGAGAAGTCTGCTCAGAATGTATTTTCTGTTCTGCCACTTCGTTCTTCCACCCCGTGGCCTTGTCCAGAAAAGCATTCAATGCTTCTGTCATCTCTCTTTCAATCCCACTGCTTTGAAGGTTTAGTCTGGAATCAGACTCACCTTTTTCGATGGAATTCAAAACATCAATGATTTCATTGTATAGTTTGTTGTTTTTCCCTAACA
This window contains:
- a CDS encoding CHAD domain-containing protein; the protein is MTGLLFAIVSRLSRSSGSEVILIVCFLLGFGILLILAGINIAGIRRQLSQNYSFIAGMLLSVTGVLMFVFSFPDNCLYPRVSYVIIFYSLGIFLLLINIFANYFLQAFESSKEQGTTVQKQCSVIANEPDQHNDCSVLATFAGILITNITTASYEPAFLTNTSGSDDTFIVTDTASGEKQPESQIMENTEENTMSDPAIAEEIKEDNSFIEPTALETTQFPEIVEIPETEDIGIPEKTQVEDIGSIAVASAETLEISASDMPVVPFSEFRSMKKTDIKATDTMRDAARKILMFHFGVMVEHERGTKVGKDIEQLHDMRVAAMRMRSAIEVLEDYLDMKKMFSHYRNIKSTRRVLGSVRDLDVFLEKIDHYLEGQSPEIRIDMDPLTDSILIEKAKQRGNMLEYLDDVKYNKFKNNFADYLLGKKAWKMKSINKNGEPVPCRVMDVLPVLLYTQFAAVRAYDEVISDETVVDPSLEKYHQLRIDVKILRYTLEFFKEVLGSESRDLIRDLKALQDNLGDMHDTVVALELLENFEKYGRWGEVDKKSSHASTGLQDYPGVDAYLEYRKQELQNLLDTFPDVWSKVIDPDFSVRFSQSISGIYLS
- a CDS encoding DUF362 domain-containing protein, with product MPWVNKKECISCRKCVKKCPVDAIDMVKGKALILNEKCINCGKCIKICPVKAILKDREIVKFKVQSKLKALKGSLSENKSKKAKKRLIKSHIRQMKMQQKVLSETINELKRIKL
- a CDS encoding MgtC/SapB family protein; the protein is MIQSIQWGIDPLSFVFLEKIILSLMIGILIGIEREHWRADKKIFAGVRTFAITCITGTLATLLVDYIGVWILVITSLLAVLSSAALIYVVNILKGKSGLTTAIALFCTYLLGIVVAQGLYLVAIVTALILTFILIEKKPLHSFAEHLSESDINSAIKFLAVAFVLYPIMPEEPIYGILRLKSAILIVVLVSFISFVSYISLKKMGPKGGIPYSGFFGGFISSEATVAALSGLSMKRPILKDSIHIGSMLAVVSMIISNTIIALIADPTAKTASLMAPPFVVMGSIAIIVVALKWKNTLNLEESIDIGSPFALGPAFKFGAVFTILLVIANFANEYGGTGGAYVTALGGIVSSSAVTASVAALAFSGNLSVQTAAETAILAGLISTLSKTFYIKVTGSPELFKTSLLSFIAIVAAGSVTLIIWSFYIRTYLG
- the ppk1 gene encoding polyphosphate kinase 1, which encodes MNLYEVLNNRIAVFILKYDSILMFLKSRKMSFMSNEVKDYINREISWLSFNERVLQEAKDPGVPLLERLKFLGIFSSNLDEFFSVRVGTLQRMIDAGFKSKVMVGVSPRKVMRQVHNKVLELRDEFDKVFVELTKELEKHDIFIVDETQLDEAQKTFLKTYFQEKVRPRLIPVMLKDIPSFPYLKNQVIYLLIDVRKKWDPNGSKFALIEVPADVLPRFIMLPHCGEKKCVIMLDDVIRFGLDDIFSTFEYDSIGAYTIKLTRDSELDIDDDVTKSFFEKVSESLEERKKGQPVRFVYDRDMPYYLLDFTLKRLKIQKFENLVPGGKYHNAKDFMNFPQVGPDSFFYENKHPLPHKDLLRHKSIFAAIRETDILLHYPYQSFDYFIDLLREAAIDPNVSSIKITLYRVARNSNVINALINAIKNGKSVTVVIELQARFDEESNIYWTQKLEDAGAKIIDGVPGLKVHSKLCHITRNEGNSPVHYSCIGTGNFNESTAKLYCDHMLMTSNPDLTFEVEKVFDFFTHNYKVYDYKHLIIAPLQMRNAFKKHIENEIKNAKEGKPAYIHAKMNSLVDSEMINALYDASKAGVRIKLAIRGICSLVPGVEGFSENIEAISIVDKYLEHSRIFIFCNNEEERYFISSADWMVRNLDRRVEVATPIYGPSLQNELKEYMSLQFLDNTKARIIDEHQNNKYRIGGDRSYRAQDDIYDFLEKQLNNEDA